Below is a genomic region from Primulina eburnea isolate SZY01 chromosome 9, ASM2296580v1, whole genome shotgun sequence.
GAAGGAGGCGAACTTCTAGATAGAATTCTTTCGAGGTAATTTGCGGCCCTAAAATATACCTTCTTTATGTACAAActtaaataaaaagaaataactgggatttatttctaaTGAATCGTCGCATTTTACATAGTATATAGTTTAAATCAAAAATAAATTCTCCATGTCGTAGGGGTGGGAAGTACGAGGAAAATGATGCAAAGGCTGTGCTGAAGCAAATACTAAGTTTCGTAGCATTCTGCCATCTCCAAGGGGTGGTGCATCGTGATCTTAAACCCGAGGTATTTATTTTGATGCTCGACCTAAAATAGATTGCTATTGTTGGGTCTTAGTCATTTGGGATCGTTCATTAAAGAAGATGTTACATCCACTATCGATTGCCGGTATGTTTAACTGTAGCTTGTCTCTGGATCAGAACTTCTTGTTTTCATCCAAGGACGAAAACTCGATCTTGAAGGCTATAGACTTTGGATTATCAGATTTCGTCAAGCCAGGTTTGTTTTATAGTCTCATACCTAAGGTAGATGTACAAACGGACCAAAAGATATggtttttatttaattctttGCAGACGAAAGGCTCAATGACATTGTTGGTAGCGCATATTATGTAGCACCCGAAGTTCTGCATAGAGCCTATAGTACCGAAGCTGACGTTTGGAGTATAGGTGTGATAGCTTACATACTTTTATGTGGGAGCCGCCCATTTTGGGCTCGAACAGAGTCGGGAATTTTTCGTGCTGTCGTAAAAGCTGAACCGACTTATGAAGAACCCCCTTGGCCAACTCTTTCTTCCGAGGCAAAAAATTTCGTCAAACGTATGCTAACTAAGGATCCGAGGAAGAGAATGAGTGCTGCTCAAGCTTTGTGTGAGCACTTTTATTTGCTGAAATCAATAGAATGTGATTTGAGATATGTCACCACTTACAAGTTTCACTTCAGGTCATCCATGGATCAGAGATACTGACGTAAAAACGCCTTTGGATATATTAATACTTAAACTAATGAAGGCTTACCTGCGTTCGTCTCCCCTCCGTAAAGCTGCTCTAACGGTGAGTATGTGAAACTATTGCCAAGTAACTCAACAATTATTGTTTTTTCATTTCCTATTTGCAGGCTCACACTATTAATTAATATCAACTCAGTCGACATGCATATTGAGTTGTAGGCCTTTTTGCCAACTGATTCtccattttatgtttttttctcTAACCTCTTGACTGGAATTTTTGCAGGCTTTATCGAAAACTTTGACGGCTGATGAACTGTTCTACCTCAAAGAACAATTTGAGCTATTGGAACCGAACAAAAATGGGACCATAAGTTTAGACAACATCCAAGCGGTTGGTTTTTTTGCATGAAGCAATAGCCTATAACTTGATACAAATTAAATTTAATCCCAGCTTCTGTACTTTGATCAGGCACTGAAGAAAAACGCAACGGATGCCATGAACGAGTCACGTGTATTCGATCTTCTTGTTTCGGTTTGCTTCTGATTCCTAGTTATAGTATCCTAATATATCGTACTTTATTGTTTTGTAATCGGTATCCTTTTCCTGTTATGTCAGCTGAATGACCTTCAATACAGAAAGATGGATTTCGAGGAGTTCTGCACTGCTGCTTTGAGTGTGCATCAGTTAGAAGCCCGTGAAAGTTGGGAACAGCATGCTCGTTGCGCATATGAACTCTTCGAGAAGGATGGTAACCGAAGTATCATGATCGAGGAATTAGCTTCGGTAAAAAACTTTTAGAAAACCCAATTGCAAATCCATTTCCATCCATCTTTGATCCTACGCTGACTTTTGAAAATTTGTTTCAGGAACTTGGACTTAGCCCTTCAGTTCCAGTTCATTCTGTCCTCCATGATTGGATAAGACACACAGATGGAAAGCTGAGTTTCCTCGGATTTGTCAAGCTGTTGCACGGTGTATCTAGCCGATCGTTCGCTAAAGTTCATTGACACTTCCGGTACATACAACCACCGGAACCCTCAAATTGGTCTTGGCTAATGATCTTTGTGAAAGAACGAAAGATCCACCTGAGACGATCCATCCAAGTACTTATTTACGACCGATTCATTGCTTTGAAGGTTTTGACTTCATATCACGTTCAAGTGATGAACGGACAGAGCTGCAACACGAGTAAAAGGCGAGCCTTTATGTAACCGATTGAATGCTGTAAATATACGTATGCTATTTATTGCAGCTGGGAACATTTCTCAAGCTGTGAATGAAGTATATTTGAAATCAACAACACTTGCCTTACCTTGAAATCTACAGTTACTAAATTTCTCCACTGTAGCATTTAGCAggtttttactttttttaaaaaatatatatattattaataccTCGGATTAAGTAATACGCTGAAGCAAAACTCAGAGAAAATCTTAAAGTTTACAGGCGACAAATATATTCACACCACAGCTGAAGAAAGAAACAACCCTTTAAAGAAAGAAATCAAGGCAGATTTTTCtagggaattttttttttttccaacttTTCGCTCATTTTTCTTACATCTACACACCAAACTAGAGGTCGACTCGAATATAAAAGTTGTacctcttgttgcatagatgaggCACATACCGCCCGTCGTCCCAAAATATTGCCGGAACTAGCATTTTCGGAATGCCGAAGTACCTTAGTTAGCCATACGACGATATTTAAATCTGGTATTGATGGGCTATGAATTTGACAAAACTTTCAACGGAATAATTAAAGATCTTCAAAAGTTACATATACTGGAAAAAACCCGGCCGCACGTGGCCGCCGGAAGGCCACTCACGCGCCGGTACCGTCGGCGCGTGTACTACACGCGCCGCCGGATCGGCGATTTTCCGGTGGCCGAACGTTCTTGATGATATTTACGACTTTTTGGCCAACTTTCGTAATGTTTGGATATACcttctaattaatatgaattttggAAACTTAAGTAAAATCAACCGGGttaaattttgaagaaaaaataatctgaaaaatgatcagctagttacttaaaagctctaacatataaatataattcataatatatttttaggacTTGCTCCAGCAACTCGGATTATCAATCAAGCCTGAACTGTAAGTTAACAGGTGATgaaattactattcattcttATATTAAAGCCTTTGCCATTTGGCCTGAAAATTTcaatagcatttatttaatgttcaaatatcatccacagttcatttcaattactgatataatttcttgcatatttatgaatggattgaTAAACCATTAATGAATGGAGTCATGGACAACGGATTTCGGTCCGGAAATTGAGTCCACTGGACAACGTGGCTTCGGCCCggaaaatgagtccaatgaacaacgggtcaaaagtcccgggtatatggttcatctgaacaacGCGCACCGAATATTTTGGTCCGGAGAATGGTTCATCCGGCTCGTAAAAAGTGCTCAATTAGAGCCACCAATgttaatttatggaattttcatttatctattatttcattgcatatcattcataatatctaaATTGTTATGCTTATTATTTAATGCATAATTATGATGAAGTGTTATTTAAAAGACATATACTAATTTAAACTCACTAAGTACTCAAAGACTTAACCCTCTGTTTCTTTTCgtctattgtaatttccagaCACAGGAACTCCCGAATTGGAATAAGAGGAaaataactgaagctgaaataagagcatttgaaagttggaatgatctgtttataaatgaatGTTTAATAGTAAACCGTCGCTTGTTTTGAGTAGCGACGGGTTATTTAAACCGTCGTAAAATATTGCGACAAgttttaataaaccgtcgcttccCAAAACAGGTGACGGTTTACAAAACACCGTCGCTTTTTTAGCCACGGTTTACTAAGAACCGTCGCTTTTTTAGCCACGGTTTATTAAACTCTCGTAATATATTGCGACTGTTTAAATAACCCGTCGCTACTCAAAATAAGCGACGGTTTActattaaaccgtcgcttactttagcgacggtttcatgTCAATACGTCGCAATATAAGGcgacaattaaataaaaaccgtcttaatatagcgacgggtttgtATAAACCGTGGCCGATctggatcggcgacggtttagttGAAACCGTCGCCAATCCAAATCGGCGATGGTGTTTTGGAAATCCGTGGCTAGTAGCGACGGTTATACTTCTCTCCGTCGCTATATGAAGACGGTTTTATCTTAGGCCGTCGCTATGATTCTATATATACCGAGTTTTTCAAACACATTTCATAAGCGATTTTCCCTTGTCTCTGGTAATAACCAAACTCTATAAATTTTTCGAAGTTtcgtttttttattttgtactaactatttcttatttattttgtagattTGCTACTCGATTTTCCAGTGTTACGTGGAAGTTATTCTTCGCGCAACATCAggttttaaagttttttttttacagaaaatttaaTACATGATTTAATTTTTACGTATTagtttatttttgtaaattcaaTACATTAATTTTTGCTTAAATTTTATATCTTCGCGGTGCATGTGCGACTCTCGTTacataccgtcgctatattaagcggcggtttttttaaaaaaaccaccgattaatatagcgacggttttatttataccgtcgcttaatatagcgacAGTTCTTGAATAACCGTTACTTAATTTAGCGACGGGGTTTTCAAACCGTCGCGTGTTATAGCGACGGTatgtataaaccgtcgcttataATAGCGACGATGTGCATATAACCGTCGCTGATTTTAGCGACGGTAAGTAAATATACCGTCGCCATAGGCGACCGGAGTTGCAAAACCGTCGCTTTGAGAAAGCGACGCAAGGTTTTGTTTCGGACCTCCCAACCgtcgttaaaaccgtcgcttttaccaattagcgacggttttagcgacggtataaCCGGcgctaatgttttttttttttcgtagTGGTGTGTGCAAATTGCATAGTTCGCGTATGCAGGTTATGATAGGATTATCATGAAGTTCAATAGATAAGGCTCATGGTTTGTTGAAATGTGAAATAGCCTGGTAGGGTGAATTCATGCTGATGCGATGACaccattttcttgtttatttctGGTGAAACGAGGAGTTTTTGTCACAGGTTGAAAGATGGCAATGGTGAAGCTCTCTATCCCATATCATCATTTACGATTAACTGCACAAGTGCTATTTTTCAGGCTTGACAATTTCTTTAGTGATTAGGCCTCCTCTTTTCCATTCTTTTAGTTTCGGTTTTACCTCTTTGGCTTTTCTCCGTGTAGCTGAtgtgtaacgtccgaaaaatcaaTCCACGTAAATCGCATTCAtgtaaaattattataattgcttaattattttatttaatttgttttaaattttagcatgatatttattatatcattACATATATGATTGTATAATTAAATGATAATGTGACATGATTTtatgaaattaaggattttactCGATTTTTCAATAATAGGCAGGGGAAAGGAGATCGgaacgaccaagacaagaatatttatttttcgtTAAATAATGTGACTTGGTTTTTCCCGGAAAGctggttttgggcaaacaaggcattttaaaaagatcaaaaatattattttataaaaactaaTGTTATgaccttttattatttaattaaacaagtgttattgggcccaatttaaGTAAATTAAGTAAGCCCAAGTACTTTTAATCTTTCAAATtcaaaaccaaagcccattaatatgtaattaaatttataaataagtaTTCTATGTGTTTTAAACCTCATAAAACATCACCCACCAGTCATGGATCACCTTTGCacacacaattcagattttcgaaatttagcaAGAAAGAGAAGCTTGTGTTGTTTgtcgtccggtcgtccaacgTCACATCCTCGCCGAAAGTCGTATGTccgagcgttataaacgcaaaggcacgttcttaaactcttttaaacatGATACAAAGCATATtatgaattatttaattatttatgcatgaaaaatattgattCTCGATTATTTTACGGTACGTTacgtattttcaaagttttaacGATTTTACGCTTGTTTTGAAATCGTTTTGAATCCGACGTACACGCGGCCAAAAGCTGATAAAATATGAATGAATTATAGTAAAAAAAACATGATATAATAAGGGAGAAAAGTATGCTGTAACCGAGATGTaaaatcagaaaaaaaaaaaaaaaaaaaaaaaaaagacgagGAAGAAACCGTAGGTTACTAGGCTTGTTCTTAATGATATGGTTCAATCACTATGCTCGGGGCTTGGGCCCAGGGTCAGGTCCTGGGTGGTCTCGGTCTAGGCCTGAATCatgaatttaaattataaaatttttctctatcaatttttaattttttttgtaatatttgatattattcacTATTTAAAAGTGTTTTTATATCTCTTCGGGTGATTGTAACTATTATGGacttataaattcaacaaaaTTAAGTAAAAATGTAACAACTTAATTGTTTTGGTAATATTTGACattattcaaaatattattttactatatattattttttaatgattacttatatattttatgtatatatatatgtattctaAATTAGTTTTTTGAATTATATGAATATATGCATATTTTtttcatcatatttttatgatgttacgACTTAAGAGTAATtgtcatgtgagaccgtctcacggatcttaatttgtgagacggatcaaccctactcatattcagaataaaagtaatactcttagcataaaaagtaatactctttcatggatgacccaaataagagatccgtctcacaaatacgaccgtgagaccgtctcacacaaatttttgtcatgaCTTAAATCTAAAAAAACCATTTAGTAacttttgaaatattattttttgtacCTAAAGATTATGATAtgtttcattaattttaaagGGGAAAAAAAGAATATTCCAACTCATTATTAattgaaaatatgaaaaatgaccGGATTCCCTTTAACCTAAAAAAGAAGGCACGTTCACCATAGGCGGCTACTAGCTCATAAAAACGAATgaataatattacttttcataaaaatgtatgtttttatgaaatagatttaaaaaaattcatttgacaGGAAATTTTATGAATattaataatttcaaaaataaaataaaaaattactcTCCGAAGAGCTGAAGATTTTTCCTCGTTGTTTCTTCTTTTAGAAATTACATTTACTTCCCGAATTTTGTCATagttaacaaaaataaaaatcaactatatttaaatgttatatttacATCCTCGAGGTTTGTGAACAATAACAAATCAAGCTAATAAGTTCTAAAATTACAAACTGCCATTGAATTTGTATTTATCTTACATTTTACACTCTTAGATTTATATCTTATTTTACATTTTTAGGGGGttaaacataataaaaacatGAACATAAGAAGATATGTGTAatgtttaaaattattatatttatttgttatttttcaCAAACCTCAAAGAaactatatataatatttaatttaaatatagttAATTTTTCTAAAGAAAATTATGACAAATATCAAAGAGGTAGATGTAATCACCActttttgtttatttgattCGGACAGGATAGGAAATTAAGGCATTGGAGGTTCTTTAAGATGACTGTTGTCCGTTGATAACGAACCTTTAAAAAGTAGTTATGATTATTTAGTCGTTTTGGTTGGAAGATCTTGTAACCAAAAAACTTTTCAATAAGTATTAATATTTACActgtgtctcatgtgagaccgtcttacggatcCTAATTTATGAGATGAGTCaactctactgatattcacgataaaaaataatactcttagaagaaaaagtaatactttttcatggattactcaaataaaagatctgtctcacaattacgacccgtgagaccgtctcacacaagtttttgtctaatatTTAACAGTAACAAATCAATGTGATAGAATTTTTAAGTGTTTCATAAAATGAACTTATTTATCATTTGATAACTACACTTTCTTCCACCAAATTTAGTATCTCGcagaataattaattttaaatgataatttttttatgaaaagaaTCATAACCATAGTCCATACTGGCCGGTAAAATactcatatatatttatttaaccaAAATTCTTATACGACTCGTTactaaattattatattatttttgtttgatttttaatattattcatAATTTATTAACATACATATCGAAAATTATATATCCTGAAAATTATTcctgagatatatatatattaaaaatatatgataGCCTAACTCGACCCATAATACTTGGCACAGAGACGAACCAAAATTAGGTAACTACATGAAAAGAAGTAGAGCTCCAAGGGCAACCAATTTATGATTCTTGCAAAGAAGCCAAAAACTTCTAGTCGTGAATCGAATGACCTATACCGGGACTATGCCCCGGAACCGTCGGTCGAAAATCTTCGACGAACTTAACCGAAGAACCTCCATTATTATTTCCAACCTTTCTCTGTCTTAAAGATTCAACGTCATGTCCCGGCTCTGAACACGAATTCCTGCACTTCAAATGTCTTCCTTTAACACTAATGATCATTTCTTGGCTCAAAATGATAAGAAGAAAAGAAACAGATAAAAATGCCAGAGTCGTCTTTGCGCTTTTAGCCATTAGGTACACGATTTTAATGTAAGTCTGGAATGTATACGAGAATATGAAGATCGGGATGTGGGAAATTGAAGCAGAGAAAGCGTTGGATTTTATTTTACTCAGACGGTTGCTAGAGACGGGGGTGTATATATATACCGTTTGGAAGTTTGTTTAACCAAGTTACAGCCCTTTTAATAAAAAGTTTAGATTATGtacttatttttaaaatgttacTTGATATTTACACTCTATTTTTTGTTATCTGCACTCCGTTTTTGATTAAATTTGATACATATTTATTGACCGACGATGACTTTTATTGGTGTTTCGTCGTAAAAATAAAAGTTCGAAAGTGCATGCTTCGTATGTGCAAGCACCTTTTGTTTGGTTCGACAGGTGAGCAGTGATAAATACAAGACATCGTTTCTGCCTGTACTTGTTCATCCATCCATTGTAGACAACTGGATTGGATTTGATCTGTTTATCTCTATTTACATGAACACAGGTTGACGCTTTCGCATCAAATTTTAAAAGCGTGCGTCGAGTGTTCACGCTTTTTTTCCATAAACATGTCACACGTTTCACGTTAATTAGAGTTTATGGTACACATGCAAATGAATTAATATACCACAACTTATATATTTTTCTGAATCATTTTTGAAGTATACATGCATCTTCTATTTTCACGCGTGTGTGTGTGAGTATTGTACATTAAACCAGTTCCGGGCCCTAGTagaattttcttgatttatttCGTATATTCAATGAAGTTATAGGTAGATAATTGCCGAAGTAGACGCACGTGAAGTAATATGGTACCATTTTACTTCGCATTATCACCGAAGTCGTATCCAAGAAATTAGCGAAATCGTTGGCCCGTTTAATGAAGGAAAACCGATCCGAAATTAGACTGGGGGATATTTTAATTAGCCATATGTTCGACCAATTACTTTTTCTTGTATGcatgcatgatatgttaatttttatatttagacTTTAATGTGTAGCACATTTTggtataaaattatgaaaaaagtttaattttagattctattttaaaagtttaatttttgtatactaacttttaatttatagCTATTTCGGTTCAATTGCTGATGTGACTCCAAAAAATGCTGACACGAGATTGTAAAATACTGAC
It encodes:
- the LOC140841606 gene encoding CDPK-related kinase 5-like; this encodes MGVCTSKPKCSGEPNDGINPVTIPVRDKNAENPIAAKNNNAGDSADFLDKKMEDAEGGKKSPFFPFYSPSPAHYLFSKKSPARSPAQDGGTPRRFFKRPFHPPSPAKHIRAVLARRHGTVKPNGEAVPDEKEERETGLDKSFGFGKKFYDKYEMGEEVGRGHFGYTCRAKFKEGELHGQGIAVKVIPKAKMTTAIAIEDVRKEVKILRALTGHNNLIQFYDAHEDHDNVYIVMELCEGGELLDRILSRGGKYEENDAKAVLKQILSFVAFCHLQGVVHRDLKPENFLFSSKDENSILKAIDFGLSDFVKPDERLNDIVGSAYYVAPEVLHRAYSTEADVWSIGVIAYILLCGSRPFWARTESGIFRAVVKAEPTYEEPPWPTLSSEAKNFVKRMLTKDPRKRMSAAQALCHPWIRDTDVKTPLDILILKLMKAYLRSSPLRKAALTALSKTLTADELFYLKEQFELLEPNKNGTISLDNIQAALKKNATDAMNESRVFDLLVSLNDLQYRKMDFEEFCTAALSVHQLEARESWEQHARCAYELFEKDGNRSIMIEELASELGLSPSVPVHSVLHDWIRHTDGKLSFLGFVKLLHGVSSRSFAKVH